Proteins encoded together in one Lathyrus oleraceus cultivar Zhongwan6 chromosome 5, CAAS_Psat_ZW6_1.0, whole genome shotgun sequence window:
- the LOC127086472 gene encoding organic cation/carnitine transporter 4, producing MAATFSSLSDDLRSPILPPPANNKTEKICIDEMLQKYCGEFGNWQLKHFVLTSLAWALEAFHTMVMIFADREPDWKCVSGRECSAGGSVCSMSPESWEWIGGKAASTVSEWSLICGDKFKVGLVQAVFFAGCMIGAGVFGHLSDSSLGRKGSLTVVCALNAIFGCLTAFSPNYWTYVLLRLLTGFSSGGVGLCAFVLATEPIGPSKRGTAGMSTFYFFSGGIAILSGVAYTFQTWRTLYIVASIPSLLYIILVLPFITESPRWYLVRGRINEATNLMSAIASFNGKHLPDGVVLALDEEVSESKQASNDLEYSSDYNLISYKEMKNKDAQVGSIVDVMLNPITRIRLIVAIALNFLGSVVYYGLSLNVANLETNLYMNVLLNSVAEMPAFTITAVLLDRFGRKPLTIGTMWFSGFFCLLGSLMSSIGVWKVIKMVCGVLGIFGMAGTYNLLFIYTTELFPTVVRNAALGTATQAAQMGAILAPLVVVLGSWLPFGVFAACGILGGMFAFYLPETLNMPLYDTFNGLEAGLT from the exons ATGGCGGCCACATTCTCATCTCTCTCCGATGATCTACGCTCACCGATCTTACCACCTCCGGCGAATAACAAAACGGAAAAGATCTGCATAGACGAGATGCTTCAGAAATACTGCGGCGAGTTTGGAAACTGGCAGTTGAAACATTTCGTTCTCACTAGTCTTGCTTGGGCGCTGGAAGCTTTTCACACAATGGTTATGATTTTCGCTGATCGGGAACCTGATTGGAAGTGCGTTTCCGGTAGGGAGTGTTCGGCCGGTGGAAGTGTTTGCAGTATGTCACCGGAGTCGTGGGAGTGGATCGGCGGAAAAGCTGCTTCTACGGTGTCGGAATGGAGTTTGATTTGCGGCGATAAGTTCAAAGTTGGACTTGTTCAAGCGGTTTTCTTCGCCGGCTGTATGATCG GAGCAGGAGTATTTGGCCACCTTTCAGACTCATCTCTAGGAAGAAAAGGTTCTCTCACTGTGGTTTGTGCCCTAAATGCCATATTTGGCTGCTTAACTGCATTCTCCCCTAACTATTGGACCTATGTCCTCCTCCGTCTTCTCACCGGTTTCAGCAGCGGCGGCGTTGGTCTATGTGCCTTCGTCCTCGCCACCGAACCCATCGGCCCATCAAAACGCGGCACAGCCGGAATGTCCACCTTCTATTTCTTCTCCGGAGGCATTGCAATTCTCTCCGGAGTCGCCTACACCTTCCAAACATGGCGCACACTCTATATCGTCGCTTCCATCCCTTCCCTCCTCTACATTATCCTCGTCCTTCCCTTCATCACAGAGTCACCGAGATGGTACCTTGTTCGAGGAAGAATAAACGAAGCCACTAATCTCATGTCCGCCATTGCTTCTTTCAACGGGAAACACCTTCCGGATGGAGTTGTCCTCGCACTTGACGAAGAAGTATCAGaatcaaaacaagcatcaaaTGATCTTGAATACTCTTCGGATTACAATCTCATTAGTTACAAAGAAATGAAAAACAAGGATGCACAAGTTGGATCCATAGTGGATGTGATGCTTAATCCAATTACACGTATTAGGTTAATTGTAGCAATAGCTCTTAACTTCTTAGGATCAGTGGTGTACTATGGTCTTAGCTTAAACGTTGCAAACCTTGAAACAAACCTCTACATGAACGTGCTTCTGAATTCGGTCGCAGAAATGCCAGCATTCACAATAACAGCAGTGTTGTTGGATCGATTTGGGAGAAAGCCATTAACAATAGGGACAATGTGGTTCAGTGGATTCTTTTGTTTGTTGGGGAGTTTGATGAGTAGTATTGGGGTGTGGAAAGTAATTAAGATGGTGTGTGGTGTTTTGGGAATATTCGGAATGGCGGGGACTTATAACTTGTTGTTTATTTACACGACGGAGTTGTTTCCTACGGTGGTGAGAAACGCGGCACTAGGAACTGCGACACAGGCGGCGCAAATGGGGGCAATATTGGCGCCGTTAGTGGTGGTTTTGGGTAGTTGGTTGCCGTTTGGAGTATTTGCAGCATGTGGGATTTTAGGTGGGATGTTTGCATTTTATCTGCCGGAGACACTAAATATGCCTCTTTATGATACATTCAATGGATTGGAGGCAGGACTTACATGA